The following are encoded together in the Culex pipiens pallens isolate TS chromosome 1, TS_CPP_V2, whole genome shotgun sequence genome:
- the LOC120424308 gene encoding 60S ribosomal protein L35: MVKVKCSELRTKDKKELTKQLEELKTELLNLRVAKVTGGAPSKLSKIRVVRKAIARVYIVMNTKTKENLRKLYKGKKYVPLDLRPKKTRAMRKALSPRDAARLTLKEQRKRAKFPTRKYAVKA, from the exons GTGAAGGTCAAGTGCTCGGAACTGCGGACCAAGGACAAGAAGGAGCTGACCAAGCAGCTCGAGGAGCTCAAGACTGAGCTGCTCAACCTGCGCGTGGCCAAGGTCACCGGTGGAGCTCCCTCCAAGCTGTCCAAGAT CCGCGTCGTCCGCAAGGCCATCGCCCGGGTGTACATCGTGATGAACACCAAGACGAAGGAGAACCTGCGCAAGCTGTACAAGGGCAAGAAGTACGTGCCGCTGGATCTGCGCCCCAAGAAGACGCGCGCCATGCGCAAGGCCCTGTCCCCGCGGGACGCCGCCCGGCTCACCCTGAAGGAGCAGCGCAAGCGGGCCAAGTTCCCCACGCGGAAGTACGCCGTCAAGGCCTAA
- the LOC120424307 gene encoding nuclear pore complex protein Nup50-like: protein MAKRGAQSDLNHDNWNEEEETEEAGRFAQASEDELKKRVIKTARRRGVAGTDSAGGGSSSVFGAFKGFAGVTSTPAVKPTEGASPFSFLSGIAKPTNGTAATTSALGASIFATTDPSKKVFSGFGSPPKEAGGAGKDAGDEEYAANVKALNVAVAAWISEKVKENPVCKLTPIFKDYEKYLDEIEAKKSSGKVDTKEASAAKPAATASSGFTFGSVAPATTTTPAAAPNPAAAKSFSFGFGATSSAPGTGFSFANVAKPAEDAKPDEKATADDDEDEPPKVEFTPVEEKDSIFSKRCKLFVKADGNYSDRGIGTLHIKKVDGKVQVLVRADTSLGQIMLNIILNEAVPVQRMGKNNVMMVCVPTPETKPPPTSVLLRVKTGEEADELYETLIKHKPK from the coding sequence ATGGCCAAACGCGGTGCTCAGTCCGACCTAAACCACGACAACTGGAACGAGGAGGAGGAAACGGAGGAGGCGGGCCGCTTTGCCCAGGCGTCGGAGGACGAACTGAAAAAACGCGTCATAAAAACGGCCCGTCGGCGCGGCGTCGCCGGCACAGATTCCGCAGGCGGCggttcgtcgtcggtgtttgGTGCGTTCAAGGGATTCGCCGGGGTGACGTCGACACCGGCGGTGAAGCCGACGGAAGGGGCCAGTCCATTTTCGTTTCTCAGTGGAATCGCGAAACCTACGAATGGGACGGCGGCCACGACGTCCGCGCTAGGGGCCAGCATCTTTGCCACGACCGATCCGAGCAAGAAGGTGTTCTCTGGGTTTGGGAGCCCCCCGAAGGAGGCCGGCGGAGCCGGCAAGGATGCTGGGGACGAGGAGTATGCGGCCAACGTGAAGGCGCTTAATGTCGCGGTGGCTGCGTGGATCTCGGAGAAGGTCAAGGAGAATCCGGTGTGCAAGTTGACGCCGATCTTTAAGGATTACGAAAAGTATCTGGATGAGATCGAGGCCAAGAAGAGTAGCGGCAAGGTGGACACGAAGGAGGCTTCCGCTGCAAAGCCGGCCGCGACGGCCTCAAGTGGATTTACGTTTGGAAGTGTCGCGCCAGCGACGACGACAACCCCGGCCGCGGCACCGAACCCAGCGGCAGCCAAATCGTTCAGCTTCGGATTTGGCGCGACAAGTTCCGCGCCCGGAACGGGCTTCAGCTTTGCCAACGTGGCCAAACCCGCCGAGGACGCCAAGCCGGACGAAAAGGCCACCGCCGATGACGACGAGGATGAACCGCCCAAGGTGGAGTTCACGCCGGTCGAGGAAAAGGACAGCATCTTCTCCAAGCGGTGCAAACTGTTCGTCAAAGCCGACGGCAACTACTCGGACCGTGGCATCGGAACGCTGCACATCAAGAAGGTGGACGGCAAGGTGCAAGTGCTGGTGCGGGCCGACACCAGCCTGGGCCAGATTATGCTCAACATCATCCTGAATGAGGCGGTGCCGGTGCAGCGGATGGGCAAGAATAACGTCATGATGGTGTGCGTTCCGACGCCGGAGACGAAGCCACCGCCGACGTCGGTGCTGCTGCGGGTCAAAACGGGTGAGGAAGCCGACGAgctgtacgaaacgctgatcaAGCACAAGCCCAAATAA